The nucleotide sequence TCGCGGGGCGGGTCGCAAGGGGCTTTCCGGCATGGAAGTGATTCGTGACGGGAAAATTGTCAGGCCGCTGCTGGCGGTGAGCCGAGCGGAGATTGTTGCTTATCTGCAGGCTAACTCAATTGGCTGGCTTAATGATTCGTCGAATGCATCTGTTGATTTTTTGCGTAACCGAATCCGGCTTGAGCTGTTGCCCTATCTGCATGAGTATAACCCCAATATTGGCGAAAATCTGCGCAGGACAGCTCAGGTTTTAAAAGAAGAAGAGAGCGTTCTTGCAGAGATATCCGCTCGAGCTTATGGTAGAACTGTACTCGTTGCCTCTTCAAGTGAAGACGGCTTGAACGTCCTTTCTGTAGACTGGAAGATATTGGCAGGGGAGCCAATTGCTATTCAGCGCCGGGTGGTAGAAAAGGTATTAATCACCATGCGCATGCAGCCAAGCTTTACTCATATCGATGATATTTTACGGCTTGCTGATAGCAATGAGGGGAGGCTCCTTCATCTGCCCAAGGGCTTACGGGTTGTCCGGTACTCGACGGGCTTGGAGTTCAGTTACCCCCAGGGCATAACGACAAAGAGAGGGAACCTGCTGGAAGAAGCGCCTCAGTTTTTGCTGAGAATTGAAAAACCTGGTGTGTATGCCATTCCCGGCATTGCCAAGAAGATTACTGTCGAACTGCAAGAGACTCTTCCCAGCCTTGATCAAATGAAAGATGATGAGGCGGATTATTTTGATCACCAGCAGTTGCCCTTTCCGTTTTTCATTAGAAACAGAGAGCCGATGGACGCCATGCGTCCTCTTGGCGCCAGTGGAACCAAAAAAATAGGAAGAGTTTTAAGTGATATGAAAATCGACGCTGCGTTGCGAGATTCGCTGCCCCTGATTGCCAGTGAAAATGAGGTGGCAGGGATTCTGGGTGTGCGTACCGCCCATCAGTTTCGAGTGCGCCAGTCAACCGCAAAGGTACTGAGGATACTGCTCGCTTCTTCTTAGAACTAATGCCAGCTACAGTTTAGTAGGCTTACAGACATTAATGTCACTATGTGACGCTCGGCCGCAGTTTTTACAAACGAATTTGGGATCTAATACCAACGTCTTAATTTTACCCAAATCGCCTTGAACGATGATCCTGCAGATATGGTTTTCTTC is from Desulfobulbaceae bacterium and encodes:
- the tilS gene encoding tRNA lysidine(34) synthetase TilS — protein: MYPFEKKILTNCLQKELFSAGETVVVAVSGGADSVALLHVLFRLSKKLKVRLAVAHVNHGLRPVEASEEENLVRHYARDLGLACHVTTIDVKGFAKDNGLSLEESARNLRYAYFDEVLKIESAAKICVGHQADDQAEEILLRLIRGAGRKGLSGMEVIRDGKIVRPLLAVSRAEIVAYLQANSIGWLNDSSNASVDFLRNRIRLELLPYLHEYNPNIGENLRRTAQVLKEEESVLAEISARAYGRTVLVASSSEDGLNVLSVDWKILAGEPIAIQRRVVEKVLITMRMQPSFTHIDDILRLADSNEGRLLHLPKGLRVVRYSTGLEFSYPQGITTKRGNLLEEAPQFLLRIEKPGVYAIPGIAKKITVELQETLPSLDQMKDDEADYFDHQQLPFPFFIRNREPMDAMRPLGASGTKKIGRVLSDMKIDAALRDSLPLIASENEVAGILGVRTAHQFRVRQSTAKVLRILLASS